The following are encoded together in the Deltaproteobacteria bacterium genome:
- a CDS encoding lamin tail domain-containing protein: MSAFNFFRHLYFSFALLSVACGQPPTPIVIGAKCNAVVGDLIISELMPAPAGEQAIEWIELFNPTDHDVVLDRIIVSVENNSKQQHEIRGAGVLAPHAYFVIGDGSSNSNYIDYNFGTNLTLNNDYATISLECNHELIDTISYGTTAGSNIMPAVIPGYSISFEGGLIPDHNLNDLQIAWCTGKNFYDPDNHGTPKAPNDLCGTLACKDGENIRTVNSPDESDLIISEIFAKSSLVSIEHGGRDWIELWSNSNTAIDLNGLILNISPIDSDNITSYIISNEKCITILPQEFAVIGAADTPELTGAVYAHAVIDNLSIPNSMAINIELANANSIIIDHAVAPTPSSGKSASLWPNIMNIDANDTPEAFCYSEATGLFDENGTPGKPNLCGSLCMDHGMQRQVKTVKLGDIVLNEIFADPAGADLGRDWIELYAKAAIDLNGVALTYISPTGSSKTWTLASSSISECIKTEINSYVIIGGFNAETYGFAVAATIGSAKDTLLPINPATTETINLQLALGDQIIDEVFYPQKDDPLTPLLEAHSYMRDPLNLQNESLDSHWCVSSIANAEYDGIVGSPGSANPESCTVMQK; encoded by the coding sequence ATGTCTGCTTTTAATTTTTTTCGGCATTTATATTTTTCTTTTGCACTCTTAAGTGTGGCTTGTGGGCAACCGCCTACGCCAATAGTAATTGGTGCTAAATGCAATGCGGTCGTCGGTGATTTAATTATCAGCGAATTAATGCCTGCGCCTGCTGGCGAGCAAGCAATAGAATGGATCGAATTATTTAATCCGACGGATCATGATGTAGTTTTAGACCGTATTATCGTTAGCGTTGAAAATAACTCAAAACAACAACATGAGATTCGTGGCGCGGGCGTACTAGCGCCTCATGCTTATTTTGTAATTGGCGATGGCAGCTCAAATTCTAATTATATTGATTATAATTTTGGTACGAATCTTACCCTTAATAATGATTATGCGACTATCAGCTTAGAATGTAACCATGAACTTATTGATACTATTAGCTATGGAACAACAGCCGGATCTAATATAATGCCTGCGGTTATTCCTGGTTATAGTATTAGCTTTGAAGGTGGATTAATACCTGATCATAATCTAAATGACCTACAAATAGCTTGGTGTACTGGTAAAAATTTTTATGATCCAGATAATCACGGTACACCGAAAGCCCCAAATGACCTCTGCGGAACCTTAGCATGCAAAGATGGTGAAAATATTAGAACAGTGAATTCACCCGACGAAAGTGACCTAATCATTAGTGAGATATTTGCGAAATCATCCCTTGTGAGCATTGAACATGGTGGACGTGATTGGATTGAATTATGGTCTAATAGCAATACGGCCATTGATCTTAATGGATTAATTTTAAATATCTCACCAATTGATTCGGATAATATCACCTCTTACATCATTTCTAATGAAAAATGTATAACCATACTTCCTCAAGAGTTTGCCGTAATAGGTGCTGCAGATACTCCTGAACTAACGGGGGCAGTATACGCACATGCAGTTATCGATAATTTATCAATACCAAACAGTATGGCCATTAATATTGAATTAGCCAATGCAAACAGCATTATTATTGATCATGCTGTTGCACCAACACCTAGCTCCGGTAAATCTGCAAGCTTATGGCCAAATATTATGAATATAGACGCTAACGATACTCCAGAAGCTTTCTGTTATTCTGAAGCTACGGGTTTATTTGATGAAAATGGTACACCAGGCAAACCCAACTTATGTGGTTCATTATGTATGGATCATGGCATGCAACGCCAAGTAAAAACAGTTAAATTGGGTGATATCGTATTAAACGAAATTTTTGCTGACCCCGCTGGGGCTGACCTCGGACGTGATTGGATCGAATTGTATGCTAAAGCAGCTATCGATCTTAATGGTGTCGCCCTAACCTATATTTCTCCTACTGGCAGCTCAAAAACCTGGACGCTCGCTTCATCTTCGATAAGTGAATGCATAAAAACAGAGATAAATTCTTATGTAATAATTGGTGGATTTAATGCTGAAACATATGGTTTTGCAGTAGCTGCAACTATTGGTTCGGCTAAGGACACTTTATTACCAATCAATCCTGCAACTACTGAAACGATTAATTTGCAACTAGCATTAGGTGATCAAATAATTGATGAAGTATTTTACCCACAAAAGGATGATCCGCTAACTCCATTACTTGAAGCTCATAGTTACATGCGTGATCCCTTAAACTTACAAAATGAGTCTCTTGATAGTCATTGGTGCGTATCTTCAATTGCTAACGCCGAATATGATGGTATCGTTGGTTCTCCCGGTAGTGCTAATCCTGAATCTTGCACAGTCATGCAAAAATAA